Proteins encoded together in one Felis catus isolate Fca126 chromosome B3, F.catus_Fca126_mat1.0, whole genome shotgun sequence window:
- the CIAO2A gene encoding cytosolic iron-sulfur assembly component 2A, with protein MERVSGLLSWTRSRVLWLSGLFERGAARQPRIMEEKALEVYDLIRTIRDPEKPNTLEELEVVTESSVEVQEVNEEDYLVIIRFTPTVPHCSLATLIGLCLRVKLQRCLPFKHKLEIYISEGTHSTEEDINKQINDKERVAAAMENPNLREIVEQCVLEPD; from the exons ATGGAGCGGGTGTCCGGGCTGCTTTCCTGGACGCGGAGCAGAGTCCTGTGGCTCTCCGGCCTCTTTGAGCGGGGAGCTGCCCGGCAGCCCCGGATCATGGAAGAGAAAGCGCTAGAGGTTTATG ATTTGATTCGAACCATCCGGGACCCAGAGAAGCCCAATACCTTAGAAGAACTGGAAGTGGTAACCGAAAGTAGTGTGGAGGTTCAGGAGGTAAACGAAGAAGACTATTTGGTTATTATCAGGTTCACGCCAACAGTACCTCACTGCTCTTTGGCAACCCTTATCG GGCTGTGCTTAAGAGTGAAACTTCAGCGGTGTTTACCGTTTAAACATAAG ttgGAAATCTACATTTCGGAAGGAACCCACTCAACGGAGGAAGACA TCAACAAGCAGATAAATGACAAAGAGCGAGTGGCAGCTGCAATGGAAAACCCCAATTTACGGGAAATCGTGGAACAGTGTGTCCTTGAACCTGACTGA